In Oceanobacillus sp. FSL K6-2867, one DNA window encodes the following:
- a CDS encoding catalase, with product MGKDPSYENSKTNIENEDTLTTRQGHPVTNNQNIRTVGNRGPATLENYDFIEKISHFDREKVPERIVHARGAGAHGYFETYGTVGDDPVSKYTRAKVFQEKGKQTPVFVRFSTVVHGVHSPETVRDPRGFAVKFYTEDGNWDLVGNNIKIFFIRDAMKFPDMIHAFRPDPVTNIQDSERFFDFCANSPESFHMVTFIYSPWGIPANYRMMQGSGVNTYKWVNNEGKAVLVKYHWEPKQGIKNLTMKEAEAIQGKNFNHATQDLYEAIEKGDYPEWELFVQIMEDGPHPELDFDPLDDTKLWPDDQFPWHPVGKMVLNKNPENYFNEVEQASFGTGVLVDGLDFSDDKMLQGRTFSYSDTQRYRVGANYLQVPINAAKKRVATNQEGGQLRYHNDKAPGQNLHVNYEPSSLGGLKEGEQTGKEYTPKVEGNLVRESIDRNDNTKQAGETYRKFEQWEKDELISNLVGDLSTCAKVIQDKMIALAEQADEEYGRRLREGIAEASKKSSSTKMESAEEIHPLGAKDAGKAVKEAIDKGHDAEPY from the coding sequence ATGGGTAAAGATCCATCATATGAAAATTCCAAGACAAATATTGAAAATGAAGATACGTTAACAACCCGCCAAGGACATCCAGTTACAAACAACCAGAACATCCGAACGGTTGGCAACCGTGGTCCGGCGACACTTGAGAACTATGACTTTATCGAGAAGATTAGTCACTTTGATCGTGAAAAGGTTCCTGAACGGATTGTGCATGCACGAGGTGCTGGAGCACATGGCTACTTTGAAACATATGGCACGGTAGGTGATGACCCTGTTTCAAAATATACACGAGCTAAGGTTTTCCAGGAAAAAGGTAAACAAACCCCTGTCTTTGTACGTTTTTCAACGGTTGTTCATGGTGTCCACTCTCCAGAAACAGTTCGTGATCCTCGTGGATTTGCAGTCAAATTTTACACAGAGGATGGAAACTGGGATTTGGTTGGAAACAATATTAAGATTTTCTTTATCCGGGATGCCATGAAATTCCCAGATATGATCCATGCCTTCCGACCAGACCCAGTAACAAATATCCAGGATAGTGAGCGTTTCTTTGATTTTTGTGCAAACTCTCCAGAATCCTTTCATATGGTGACCTTTATTTATTCACCATGGGGGATCCCAGCAAACTATCGAATGATGCAAGGCTCTGGCGTTAATACGTATAAATGGGTAAATAATGAAGGTAAAGCGGTTCTTGTAAAATATCACTGGGAACCAAAACAAGGGATCAAAAATTTAACAATGAAAGAAGCAGAAGCAATACAGGGGAAAAATTTCAACCATGCTACACAGGATTTATATGAAGCAATTGAAAAAGGCGATTATCCGGAGTGGGAACTGTTCGTACAAATTATGGAGGATGGCCCTCACCCTGAATTAGACTTTGATCCGCTCGATGATACGAAATTATGGCCAGATGATCAGTTTCCATGGCATCCAGTTGGAAAAATGGTTCTAAATAAAAACCCGGAAAACTACTTTAATGAAGTAGAGCAAGCTTCCTTTGGAACTGGTGTCCTTGTTGATGGACTTGATTTCTCTGACGATAAGATGTTACAGGGCCGCACATTCTCTTATTCTGACACACAGCGGTATCGGGTAGGTGCAAACTATTTGCAAGTTCCAATAAACGCCGCTAAAAAGCGAGTAGCAACAAATCAAGAAGGCGGGCAATTACGTTACCATAACGACAAAGCGCCAGGCCAGAATCTTCATGTGAATTATGAGCCATCCAGCTTAGGTGGATTAAAAGAAGGTGAACAAACAGGAAAAGAGTACACACCAAAGGTTGAAGGCAATCTTGTACGGGAATCCATTGATCGAAATGATAATACAAAGCAAGCAGGAGAAACATATCGTAAATTTGAACAATGGGAAAAAGACGAATTAATTTCCAATCTTGTTGGTGACCTTTCAACCTGCGCAAAGGTAATCCAGGACAAAATGATTGCATTAGCAGAGCAAGCTGACGAAGAATATGGACGTAGATTACGCGAAGGAATAGCTGAAGCAAGCAAGAAGTCAAGTTCTACCAAGATGGAATCTGCTGAAGAAATACATCCGCTTGGTGCGAAGGATGCTGGAAAAGCAGTAAAAGAGGCAATTGATAAAGGACATGATGCAGAGCCTTATTAA
- a CDS encoding mechanosensitive ion channel family protein, protein MFWKEIFTYEHLIQIGVSIGIFLLFLLLRKLFTKYVFSILLKVTQKTRADFIRAIFLAFEKPAQWLFIIIGLFIAMIYFPFLSHTNDLFLKIIRSFIIMMITWGLYNLASSSSVFFTKVTQKYQFDVDNLIIPLLSKALRFIIVAISITAILQEFDYEISGFIAGLGLGGLAISLAAKDALANMFGGIVIIMEKPFRIGDWIMTPSVEGTIEEITFRSTKIRTFSDALVTVPNATLANESITNWSKMEKRQISFNVQFPPDTPSEELQDFIRQMDYLLKNHSGIDQETILVNFDKYQADGLDVFLYFFTKTTVWKEYLDIKEEINFHILDLLHNQATIEVMENSTVDQYEAEED, encoded by the coding sequence ATGTTTTGGAAGGAAATTTTTACATATGAGCATTTAATTCAGATTGGAGTCAGTATTGGTATATTTCTGCTCTTCCTTTTATTAAGGAAGCTGTTTACGAAATATGTTTTTTCTATATTGCTGAAGGTGACTCAAAAAACACGGGCAGATTTTATCAGGGCGATATTTCTTGCATTTGAAAAGCCGGCACAATGGTTATTTATCATTATCGGGCTTTTTATCGCTATGATTTATTTTCCATTTCTAAGTCATACGAATGACTTGTTTTTAAAAATAATCCGATCCTTCATTATTATGATGATTACCTGGGGACTGTATAATTTAGCATCTTCGTCATCTGTATTTTTTACAAAAGTAACTCAAAAATATCAATTTGATGTGGATAACCTGATCATTCCGCTGCTATCAAAAGCACTTCGATTTATCATTGTAGCCATTAGTATTACTGCAATCCTTCAAGAATTCGATTATGAAATTAGTGGATTTATTGCTGGTCTTGGGCTTGGAGGGCTAGCGATTTCACTGGCTGCAAAAGATGCTCTTGCCAATATGTTTGGCGGTATTGTGATTATTATGGAGAAACCTTTTCGAATTGGGGATTGGATTATGACACCGAGTGTGGAAGGAACGATTGAAGAGATTACGTTCAGAAGCACTAAAATAAGAACCTTTTCAGATGCTTTAGTGACCGTTCCAAATGCAACGTTGGCTAATGAATCAATTACAAACTGGAGTAAAATGGAAAAGAGGCAAATTTCCTTTAATGTACAATTCCCTCCTGATACGCCAAGCGAAGAATTGCAAGATTTTATTAGACAAATGGATTATTTATTGAAGAATCACTCTGGAATTGATCAGGAAACAATTCTTGTAAACTTTGATAAGTATCAAGCGGATGGCTTGGATGTATTTCTGTATTTCTTTACAAAAACAACGGTATGGAAGGAATACTTAGATATAAAAGAAGAGATCAATTTCCATATTCTTGATTTACTTCATAATCAAGCAACAATCGAAGTGATGGAAAATAGCACGGTTGATCAGTATGAAGCAGAGGAAGATTAA
- a CDS encoding ABC transporter substrate-binding protein: MNRKIIGSGLLTMLIFTILLAGCTQSESDQADDETNKNEENKDELVLALGSEPETGFDPTTGWGRYGSPLFQSTLLKRDDDLQIVNDLATDYEVDGEVWTVKLRDDVTFSDGEPLTAEDVVFTFETAMGNGSVVDLNNIEKVETVDDYTVKFTLKQPQSTFVNALVATGIVPKHAYTEDYAENPIGSGPFQLVQWDKGQQLIVEANPEYYDTQPYFKRIAFLFLSEDASFAAAQAGEVDMAYIPAAFSNQEVPGMKLESVETVDNRGIVFPFVESGEVTEDGLPIGNDVTADVAIRQAINIAVDRQALVDGVLEGYGTPAYTSVDGLPWWNPDTVIEDGDMDRARTLLQEAGWEDTDGDGILEKDGLKAEFSLYYLASDAIRQSLAIAVADMMEPLGIKINVEGGSWDVIGQHMYSSAVLMGWGSHDPHEMYNIYGSDNVGIDYYNTGYYGNETVDAYFEQALAASSEEEAIEFWKKAQWDGETGVSAQGDAAWAWLVNIDHLYLVKDNLDIGEQRIHVHGHGWPATDNIADWKWSN; encoded by the coding sequence ATGAATAGAAAAATTATTGGATCTGGTTTATTGACCATGCTTATTTTTACTATCTTATTAGCAGGCTGTACACAATCGGAATCAGATCAAGCAGACGATGAAACAAACAAAAATGAGGAAAATAAAGATGAGCTTGTATTAGCACTTGGATCAGAGCCGGAAACTGGATTTGACCCAACAACAGGGTGGGGACGCTACGGTTCTCCGTTATTTCAAAGCACGCTCTTAAAAAGAGATGATGATTTGCAGATTGTAAATGATCTGGCTACTGATTATGAAGTTGATGGTGAAGTTTGGACCGTAAAATTACGTGATGATGTGACATTTTCAGATGGAGAGCCTTTAACTGCTGAAGATGTTGTGTTTACATTTGAAACAGCGATGGGTAATGGATCTGTGGTAGATCTTAACAACATAGAGAAGGTAGAAACGGTGGACGACTATACTGTGAAGTTCACGTTAAAACAACCGCAATCAACATTCGTTAATGCTCTTGTAGCAACAGGGATTGTACCAAAGCATGCCTATACAGAGGACTATGCTGAAAACCCGATAGGTTCAGGACCATTCCAGCTTGTGCAGTGGGATAAAGGGCAGCAATTGATTGTTGAGGCAAATCCTGAATATTACGATACACAACCTTATTTTAAAAGGATTGCCTTTTTATTCTTAAGTGAGGACGCTTCCTTTGCTGCTGCCCAAGCAGGTGAGGTGGATATGGCGTACATACCAGCAGCATTTAGCAACCAAGAGGTGCCTGGTATGAAGCTGGAGTCAGTGGAGACAGTAGATAATCGTGGAATTGTCTTTCCGTTTGTAGAGTCAGGAGAAGTTACAGAGGACGGTTTACCAATTGGTAATGATGTCACAGCTGATGTAGCAATTCGTCAGGCAATAAATATTGCAGTGGATCGCCAAGCCTTAGTGGATGGCGTGTTAGAAGGATATGGAACTCCTGCATATACATCTGTTGATGGTCTGCCGTGGTGGAATCCAGACACTGTTATAGAAGACGGTGATATGGACCGCGCACGAACCCTATTACAAGAAGCTGGTTGGGAAGATACAGATGGTGACGGAATTTTAGAAAAGGACGGCTTAAAAGCTGAATTCTCCCTTTATTACTTAGCAAGTGATGCAATACGGCAATCCCTTGCAATAGCCGTTGCTGATATGATGGAGCCGCTTGGAATTAAAATTAATGTCGAGGGTGGAAGCTGGGATGTTATTGGCCAGCATATGTATTCAAGTGCTGTATTAATGGGCTGGGGAAGTCATGACCCGCATGAAATGTATAATATCTATGGCAGCGATAATGTAGGGATCGACTATTACAATACTGGCTATTATGGGAATGAAACCGTGGATGCTTATTTTGAACAGGCGCTTGCAGCTTCTAGTGAAGAAGAGGCAATCGAATTTTGGAAAAAAGCACAATGGGATGGCGAAACTGGCGTAAGTGCACAAGGTGATGCTGCGTGGGCTTGGTTAGTAAATATTGACCACTTATACCTAGTAAAAGATAATTTGGATATTGGTGAGCAGCGTATTCACGTCCATGGTCATGGATGGCCGGCGACCGATAATATTGCTGATTGGAAATGGAGCAACTAA
- a CDS encoding cupin domain-containing protein, giving the protein MSKVYYFYPYPLPYYTNMPHYPYDRQFCYGSLMNEQLQEKQDFRIKDYGPQPFVININQAARNNNTYRTAMWTGEHLQVTLMSINVGDDIGLEMHPDTDQFLRIEQGQGIVRMGESSNNLNFERSVYDDSAIMVPAGTWHNVINTGNIPLKLYTIYAPPHHPHGTVEATKEEAMLEE; this is encoded by the coding sequence ATGAGTAAAGTGTATTATTTTTATCCTTATCCTTTGCCGTACTATACGAACATGCCGCATTATCCTTACGATAGACAGTTCTGTTATGGAAGTCTTATGAATGAACAATTACAAGAGAAACAAGATTTTCGAATTAAGGATTATGGCCCGCAGCCATTTGTTATTAATATTAACCAGGCTGCAAGAAATAATAATACGTATCGTACTGCCATGTGGACAGGAGAGCATCTGCAAGTTACATTAATGAGTATTAATGTTGGTGATGATATTGGTTTAGAAATGCATCCCGATACCGATCAATTCCTGCGAATAGAGCAAGGGCAAGGGATTGTAAGAATGGGGGAAAGCAGTAATAACTTGAATTTTGAACGAAGCGTGTATGACGATTCGGCAATTATGGTGCCTGCTGGAACATGGCATAATGTAATCAATACAGGCAATATTCCATTAAAGCTTTATACCATATATGCACCCCCGCATCATCCGCATGGTACTGTGGAGGCAACTAAGGAAGAGGCAATGCTGGAAGAATAG
- the metA gene encoding homoserine O-succinyltransferase yields the protein MPIRIPGQLPAKEILEQENIFVMEEERAVTQDIRPLNILILNLMPEKQKTEAHLLRYLGNTPIQVNVSFLKMTTHYSKTTSKYHLDTFYKTFSEIKDKRFDGMIITGSPVEHLQFEEVDYWEELQEIMNWSKENVTSTLHICWGAQAALYHHYGINKHELPQKCFGIFEHEVLHRNENLVRGFDDYFLAPHSRYTDISYKEIANHPELRILAHSDKAGIFLMASKDGKNIMATGHLEYSATTLAEEYHRDHKRGIPTQLPENYFPNDNPEEKPLHRWKSHSSLLFSNWLNYYVYQTTPYEWD from the coding sequence ATGCCGATTAGAATACCGGGACAATTGCCGGCGAAGGAGATTCTGGAGCAGGAGAATATATTTGTAATGGAAGAAGAGCGTGCGGTTACGCAGGATATACGACCATTGAATATATTAATACTGAATTTAATGCCTGAAAAACAAAAAACAGAAGCACATCTCCTTCGGTATCTTGGAAATACGCCAATTCAAGTAAATGTATCTTTTTTAAAGATGACAACACATTATTCTAAAACAACGAGCAAGTATCATTTAGACACATTCTATAAAACATTTTCTGAAATTAAAGATAAACGCTTTGATGGAATGATTATTACGGGCTCTCCTGTTGAGCATTTACAATTTGAAGAAGTAGATTACTGGGAAGAATTGCAAGAAATTATGAATTGGTCAAAAGAAAACGTTACCTCGACACTGCATATATGCTGGGGAGCGCAGGCGGCGCTTTATCATCATTATGGAATTAATAAGCATGAACTGCCACAAAAATGCTTTGGTATTTTTGAACATGAGGTATTACACCGGAATGAGAATCTCGTTCGTGGCTTTGATGATTATTTCCTTGCTCCGCATTCAAGATATACAGATATTTCATACAAAGAAATCGCTAATCATCCAGAGTTAAGAATCTTGGCCCATTCCGATAAGGCGGGTATTTTTCTAATGGCATCAAAAGATGGAAAAAATATAATGGCAACGGGTCATCTGGAATATAGTGCAACTACATTGGCAGAAGAATATCATCGGGATCATAAAAGAGGCATTCCGACGCAATTGCCGGAGAACTATTTCCCGAATGATAATCCAGAAGAAAAACCATTACATCGCTGGAAAAGTCATAGCAGCTTATTATTCTCGAACTGGCTGAATTATTATGTGTACCAAACAACACCATATGAATGGGATTGA
- a CDS encoding ABC transporter permease yields the protein MIKKISFFLLMKGIRMATLLVAICFISFLLIKNSPIDPIQAYIGADMLNVGPEQRAKIAAYWGLDQPVGVQFLNWGSAILSGDLGTSMIYRRPVADIIGERFVNSLALMLTAWVLSGIIGFVLGVVAAMKKGTWLDRIIKGYCYTLASTPTFWMGLLVLIVFAVWLKWFPVGMGVPAGVLAENVTLLDRIKHLILPALTLSILGVANVALHTRQKMIDVLQSDYVLFARARGEGGFVLFWRHGLRNVALPAITLQFAAFSELFGGAVLAEQVFSYPGLGQATVEAGVRGDVPLLLGLVIFSTVFVFIGNLIADLIYLVLDPRMRGGKRYAFYSRKKK from the coding sequence ATGATTAAAAAGATAAGCTTTTTTCTTCTAATGAAAGGGATACGAATGGCTACGTTATTAGTAGCCATTTGTTTTATTTCCTTTTTATTAATTAAAAACTCTCCGATTGATCCGATTCAAGCTTATATTGGAGCAGATATGCTAAACGTAGGTCCTGAACAACGTGCCAAAATAGCAGCATACTGGGGGCTTGATCAACCAGTCGGTGTGCAATTTTTAAACTGGGGATCTGCAATTCTTTCAGGTGATTTAGGTACATCAATGATTTACCGACGTCCTGTCGCTGATATTATTGGGGAGCGATTTGTCAATTCCCTTGCACTGATGCTAACAGCTTGGGTGCTATCAGGGATTATTGGGTTTGTTCTCGGTGTTGTTGCCGCAATGAAAAAAGGTACTTGGCTTGACCGCATTATAAAAGGTTACTGTTACACACTAGCCTCCACACCAACATTCTGGATGGGGTTACTTGTGTTGATTGTTTTTGCTGTATGGCTGAAATGGTTCCCGGTTGGTATGGGTGTGCCTGCCGGTGTGCTTGCTGAGAACGTCACATTACTTGATCGGATTAAACACCTCATTCTCCCTGCATTAACATTAAGTATTCTTGGAGTGGCGAATGTAGCCCTCCATACACGTCAAAAAATGATTGATGTCCTTCAAAGTGATTATGTTTTATTTGCTCGTGCAAGAGGTGAGGGTGGGTTTGTACTTTTTTGGCGGCATGGACTCCGTAATGTAGCTTTACCGGCGATTACCTTGCAATTCGCCGCGTTTAGTGAGTTATTCGGTGGCGCTGTACTAGCAGAGCAGGTTTTTTCTTACCCTGGTTTAGGGCAGGCAACTGTTGAGGCTGGTGTCAGGGGAGATGTTCCCCTTCTATTAGGGCTTGTTATTTTTAGTACGGTATTTGTTTTCATTGGAAATCTGATTGCGGATCTTATTTATTTAGTGCTTGATCCTAGGATGAGAGGGGGCAAACGTTATGCTTTCTACTCCAGAAAGAAAAAATAG
- a CDS encoding QueT transporter family protein, with the protein MKVRTLVVNGLIAALYIAVSALIVPFGFTNIQFRVSEVFNHLIVFDKRYFFGIVIGVFLYNLLFSPLGWFDLVFGVAHSAISLAIIILLAKYIKNIWVLLAANTIVFTFNMFIIAFELKLALQFPFMLTWYTTAVGEFVVLAIGIPIIYALNKRLKFGRLI; encoded by the coding sequence ATGAAAGTAAGAACCCTTGTGGTGAATGGGCTAATAGCAGCGTTATATATTGCTGTTTCCGCACTTATTGTTCCATTCGGTTTTACAAACATCCAATTCCGGGTTTCTGAGGTATTTAACCATCTTATCGTATTCGATAAGCGGTATTTTTTCGGAATTGTAATAGGGGTATTTTTATATAACCTATTATTTTCACCTTTAGGGTGGTTTGATTTAGTCTTTGGCGTAGCACATTCCGCAATTTCATTAGCTATCATCATCCTACTAGCAAAATATATTAAAAATATTTGGGTGCTGCTCGCTGCGAATACTATAGTCTTTACGTTCAATATGTTTATTATCGCATTTGAATTGAAGCTAGCTTTACAATTTCCATTCATGTTGACATGGTATACAACCGCTGTTGGTGAGTTCGTTGTATTAGCTATCGGTATTCCAATTATTTACGCCCTCAATAAGCGATTAAAATTTGGTCGTCTTATTTAA
- a CDS encoding DUF3891 family protein — protein sequence MIVRERDHDFILIQQDHHAAISGDIVKRWKKDYFPGVDLRSSVEFAAYQHDCGWKEFDKQPFLNDEKGIPYSFFDFPIQPKIVLYKHGIDVVEQVDSYAALLCSEHYKRFLMNHTSLEAQEFVTTENTRQQAIIDTRNAFNKRLFNFHYGLIQFSDNLSLYLCVNEPGIDKEAEHPFFKEGIPMNQALHEFCNSTLQLHWKNGNTVVLDDFPFEEPFDVIVKQKVISKNDLSAKGLIASYEEAALEESKVTITTS from the coding sequence ATGATTGTTCGAGAACGTGATCACGATTTTATATTGATTCAGCAGGATCACCATGCAGCTATTTCCGGTGATATTGTGAAACGATGGAAAAAAGATTACTTTCCAGGAGTTGATTTACGAAGCTCTGTTGAATTTGCAGCATACCAGCATGACTGTGGCTGGAAGGAGTTTGACAAACAACCATTTCTGAACGATGAAAAAGGAATCCCCTACTCTTTTTTCGATTTCCCCATTCAGCCAAAAATTGTTCTTTATAAGCATGGGATTGATGTTGTCGAACAGGTAGATTCATATGCGGCTCTCTTATGCAGCGAGCACTATAAACGCTTCCTTATGAATCATACCTCATTAGAAGCTCAGGAATTTGTTACAACAGAAAACACACGACAACAGGCAATTATTGATACCCGAAATGCATTCAACAAACGTTTGTTTAATTTTCATTACGGTCTTATTCAATTCAGTGATAACCTTTCTTTATATCTTTGTGTGAATGAACCTGGCATTGATAAAGAAGCAGAACATCCTTTTTTTAAAGAAGGAATTCCCATGAATCAAGCATTGCACGAATTTTGCAATTCCACCTTACAATTGCATTGGAAAAATGGGAACACAGTTGTACTGGATGATTTTCCATTTGAAGAGCCGTTTGATGTTATCGTGAAACAAAAAGTTATATCAAAGAATGATCTTTCAGCTAAGGGATTAATCGCCAGCTATGAAGAAGCAGCTTTAGAGGAATCGAAAGTAACAATTACTACTTCCTAA
- a CDS encoding DUF3189 family protein, with the protein MIFIYNDYGGTHTTSLAAAYHLKKIPTDKVLSKEEIMNVDYFNKLTKHDLGKLIFHGLDEDRNAVYTIGRKNNKYVVPALQTFIELIQKKNSFNEKIIISNTSPTVPLAMSIGGFFSRGLHIDFIGVPLLIVGAKQCCNRINRLVEQTKKASISRNSKIIVLENKSLN; encoded by the coding sequence GTGATATTTATATACAATGACTATGGCGGAACACATACGACTTCACTCGCAGCAGCATATCATCTAAAAAAAATCCCAACTGACAAAGTTCTTTCAAAAGAGGAGATTATGAATGTAGATTATTTTAATAAATTAACAAAACACGATCTTGGGAAATTGATATTTCATGGCTTAGATGAAGATAGAAATGCTGTTTATACCATAGGCAGAAAGAATAATAAATATGTTGTTCCTGCATTACAAACCTTTATTGAACTAATACAGAAAAAAAATAGTTTTAATGAAAAAATAATAATATCCAATACTTCACCAACTGTACCTTTAGCAATGTCAATCGGAGGATTTTTCTCTAGAGGTCTGCATATTGACTTTATCGGTGTTCCATTACTTATAGTTGGTGCTAAACAGTGCTGCAATCGTATTAATCGATTAGTTGAACAGACCAAGAAAGCAAGTATTTCAAGAAATAGTAAAATCATTGTTTTAGAAAATAAATCGCTCAATTGA
- the yfkAB gene encoding radical SAM/CxCxxxxC motif protein YfkAB, giving the protein MTTKVTQPLITPLNDPWEAYMDVEAYGEMTLSNIEFTTTNMCNMRCAHCAVGYTLQNSDPDALPIELLIKRLEEIPKLRTLSITGGEPMMNKKMVRNYVIPLLEYARHRGVKTQMNSNLTLPFARYEDIIPYLDVLHISHNWGTAEEFAQTGFAMMERKPSLENRKKYFDRLVENSQRLSANGVMVSAETMLNKRTFPYLEQIHDHINEMGCARHEVHPMYPVDYASTMETLSLEEMRTAIERLLEHRNPDMWMLFGTLPFYACSANEADLALLKRLYKEKNVTVRNDPDGRSRLNVNIFTGEVIVTDFGDEPSLGNIQTTSLQESYNRWMDTKTAKSLNCHCPAVKCLGPNVLVKNAYYPDVDFQRREAMIRL; this is encoded by the coding sequence ATGACAACAAAGGTGACGCAACCTCTTATAACACCTTTAAATGACCCGTGGGAAGCCTATATGGATGTAGAAGCATATGGCGAAATGACTTTATCAAATATTGAATTTACTACAACTAACATGTGTAATATGCGCTGCGCTCATTGTGCGGTAGGTTATACGCTGCAAAACAGTGATCCGGATGCACTGCCAATTGAGCTGCTTATCAAGCGTTTAGAGGAAATCCCAAAGCTTCGCACACTAAGTATTACCGGCGGAGAACCGATGATGAATAAAAAGATGGTTCGTAACTATGTAATTCCTTTACTAGAATATGCCCGTCATCGCGGTGTAAAAACACAGATGAACTCTAATTTAACATTGCCTTTCGCACGTTATGAGGATATTATTCCTTACCTTGATGTATTGCATATCTCTCACAACTGGGGGACTGCTGAAGAGTTTGCTCAAACTGGGTTTGCGATGATGGAACGTAAGCCGTCACTTGAAAACCGGAAAAAATACTTTGATCGTTTAGTAGAAAATTCGCAGCGTCTGTCAGCGAATGGTGTCATGGTTTCAGCAGAAACAATGCTGAATAAGCGAACATTCCCATATTTAGAACAAATTCATGACCATATTAATGAAATGGGCTGTGCAAGACACGAGGTGCATCCAATGTATCCAGTTGATTACGCAAGCACAATGGAAACGTTAAGTTTAGAGGAAATGCGAACAGCAATCGAGAGACTTTTAGAACATCGCAACCCTGATATGTGGATGCTGTTTGGAACGTTGCCGTTTTATGCTTGCAGTGCAAATGAAGCGGACTTAGCATTGTTGAAACGCCTCTATAAAGAAAAAAACGTAACGGTTAGAAATGACCCAGATGGCAGATCACGCTTAAATGTCAATATTTTTACGGGCGAAGTAATTGTGACAGATTTTGGTGACGAGCCATCCTTAGGAAACATACAAACGACTTCTTTGCAGGAATCGTATAATCGATGGATGGATACGAAAACAGCTAAAAGCTTAAACTGCCATTGCCCTGCAGTGAAATGTCTTGGACCAAATGTTTTAGTGAAAAATGCATATTATCCCGATGTTGATTTTCAGAGACGAGAAGCAATGATTAGACTTTAA
- the nikR gene encoding nickel-responsive transcriptional regulator NikR: protein MDDSALKRFSVSMEGHLLRKFDDLVNQKGYENRSEAVRDLVRDALTQHSWEQDEQIVAGSVLLFYNHHQRNLVDELTKIQHRMHDNILATTHFHLNQASCLELIIVKGKAKDIQLLSNQLTSIKGVDYGKFTLAPVERI, encoded by the coding sequence ATGGACGATTCAGCATTAAAACGGTTTAGTGTATCAATGGAAGGACATTTGCTTCGAAAATTTGATGACTTAGTAAATCAAAAAGGTTATGAAAACCGATCAGAAGCAGTTCGTGATCTGGTGCGAGATGCATTAACACAGCATTCGTGGGAGCAGGATGAGCAAATTGTTGCAGGAAGTGTTCTTTTATTTTACAACCATCATCAGCGAAATTTAGTGGACGAGCTTACAAAAATCCAGCATCGTATGCATGATAATATCCTTGCTACAACACATTTTCATCTGAATCAAGCAAGCTGTTTAGAGCTGATTATTGTAAAAGGAAAAGCAAAAGACATCCAGCTGCTGAGCAATCAGTTAACAAGTATAAAGGGCGTTGACTACGGTAAGTTTACCTTAGCACCTGTTGAGCGAATCTAA